From the genome of Labedella gwakjiensis:
AGAGCAGTCCGGAGTTGTAGACGCCGGCGATCACGATCGCGACGTCACGCTCCACAGCGAGGGGCAGGAGATCGTCGAGGGCGCTCTGGTCGAGGAGCGAGTAGCGCCCGGCGAGCATGACGACGTCGATGTCGGACTCGGCCACGAACCGGGCCGGGAGCGCCGACTGGTTCATACCCACGCCGATCGCCCCGACCACGCCCTCCTCGCGGAGTCGGATGAGGGCGGGCAGAGCCTCGTCCAGCACCTGGTCCGCATAGTCGTCGGGGTCGTGGACGTAGACGATGTCGACCCGGTCGAGTCCGAGGCGCTCGAGGCTCGCGTCGAGCGAGCGACGCACGCCGTCTGCCGAGTAGTCGAGGCGGCGGATGGACGTCGCCGGGACGGCGAATCCCTGCGTGTCCTGCTGGTCGGCGCCCCGAGGGTCGGGGTTCGGCTCGATCAGCCGCCCGACCTTCGTCGAGACCGTGAACTCGCTCCGCGGACGCCCGCGCAGGAGCGCGCCGAGTCGACGCTCCGACAAGCCGAGCCCGTAGTGCGGGGCGGTGTCGAAGTATCGGACACCGTCGGCCCAGACCGCGTCGAACGCCTCGGCGACCTCAGCGTCGCTCGTGGGGCGGTACAGATTCCCGAACTGGGCGGTGCCGAGTCCGAGGGTGGTGACGGTAACTCCGTCGCCGATGATCGTCGTTCGCACGGGCTCTCCAGAATGATGCGATAGATATGATGATTACTCAGAATAGGGACGTCGGCTTCGCTGCGATAGCCCGAATGATCTCACCCGTCAGGTGATTCACCAGACAACAGGTCGCGGGCGTCGCCCACGGCGTGCGCGAGTTCCCGATCGACGTCCTCGCCGAGCCACACCACCCGATCGACCAGGCTGTTGAT
Proteins encoded in this window:
- a CDS encoding aldo/keto reductase; this encodes MRTTIIGDGVTVTTLGLGTAQFGNLYRPTSDAEVAEAFDAVWADGVRYFDTAPHYGLGLSERRLGALLRGRPRSEFTVSTKVGRLIEPNPDPRGADQQDTQGFAVPATSIRRLDYSADGVRRSLDASLERLGLDRVDIVYVHDPDDYADQVLDEALPALIRLREEGVVGAIGVGMNQSALPARFVAESDIDVVMLAGRYSLLDQSALDDLLPLAVERDVAIVIAGVYNSGLLSTDRPSPDAQYDYETASAGLVERADAIADVCERHGVTLPEAALAFPWLHPAVAAVVVGMRGRAQAVENLRRARVAVPDDLWSDLAAEGLLHPGVPGITARTAAGAAPTKGPAS